A genomic window from Acidimicrobiales bacterium includes:
- a CDS encoding ISL3 family transposase, whose product MVEGSAALWFSASGFELLDVVDDGVELVVEVQTSTTVVGCAECGVRARPKDRRWVTLRDAPSGDRAVRLRWRKRIWACADPDCEVRTWTEQSFMAGPRRMLTARAGEWATDRVAALEGTPSSIARGFGVSWSTVWSAVERIARDRVDDDDRVGPVAMVGFDETVMNPACRRRRRRFVTAVVDVDSGQLLDVFEGRDARHLRAWMSELPLSWLAQVQVVSVDPHEGYRSAVVGPDRVTGRPSPLAHVSLVVDPFHVVRLANMAVTRCRQRVQQATMAHRGWKGDPLYDVRKLLLMGAERVDEAGWRRIHAALDAGDPDDAVSDCWVGKEKVRDVYLTDDEDLAAERLDEAIAWCAAAESGPELRRLVKVLRRWRNEILAHHRTGASNGPVEAVNLLIKQVKRSGRGFRSFRNYRLRILLAGGHCRCNTGPVTSIRTRRPRLVA is encoded by the coding sequence GTGGTCGAAGGTAGTGCTGCGCTGTGGTTCAGCGCGTCAGGGTTCGAGCTGCTCGACGTCGTTGACGACGGCGTGGAGCTGGTTGTCGAGGTGCAGACGTCGACCACGGTGGTGGGCTGCGCCGAGTGCGGTGTGCGGGCAAGGCCGAAGGACCGCCGGTGGGTCACGCTGCGCGACGCGCCGAGCGGCGACCGGGCCGTGCGCCTGCGCTGGCGCAAGCGGATCTGGGCGTGCGCCGACCCCGATTGCGAGGTCCGCACGTGGACCGAGCAGTCGTTCATGGCCGGGCCTCGCCGGATGCTCACGGCCCGTGCCGGCGAGTGGGCGACGGACCGGGTGGCCGCGCTCGAGGGAACGCCGAGTTCCATCGCCCGGGGCTTCGGCGTCTCATGGTCGACGGTGTGGTCAGCCGTCGAGCGCATCGCCCGGGACCGGGTGGACGACGACGACCGGGTCGGCCCCGTCGCCATGGTGGGCTTCGACGAGACGGTCATGAACCCGGCCTGCCGGCGGCGCCGGCGTCGCTTCGTGACCGCGGTGGTGGACGTGGACAGCGGCCAGCTGCTGGACGTGTTCGAGGGCCGCGATGCCCGCCACCTGCGGGCGTGGATGAGCGAACTTCCCTTGTCCTGGCTGGCTCAGGTCCAAGTCGTCTCCGTCGACCCGCACGAGGGCTACCGCTCGGCGGTGGTGGGCCCCGACCGCGTCACCGGCCGGCCCAGCCCGCTCGCCCACGTGTCGCTGGTGGTGGATCCGTTTCATGTGGTCCGCCTCGCCAACATGGCCGTGACCCGGTGTCGCCAGCGCGTCCAGCAGGCCACCATGGCGCACCGGGGATGGAAGGGCGACCCCCTCTACGACGTTCGCAAGCTGCTGCTCATGGGCGCCGAGCGGGTGGACGAAGCCGGTTGGCGGCGCATCCACGCCGCCCTCGACGCCGGCGATCCCGATGACGCTGTGAGCGACTGCTGGGTCGGGAAGGAGAAGGTAAGGGACGTGTACCTGACCGACGACGAGGACCTGGCCGCCGAGCGCCTGGACGAGGCCATCGCCTGGTGCGCCGCCGCCGAGTCCGGGCCGGAACTGCGCCGGCTGGTCAAGGTCCTGCGCCGGTGGCGGAACGAGATCCTGGCCCATCACCGCACCGGCGCATCCAACGGGCCCGTCGAGGCGGTGAACCTTCTCATCAAGCAGGTGAAGCGCTCAGGCCGGGGCTTTCGCAGCTTCCGCAACTACCGGCTGCGCATCCTCCTCGCCGGCGGTCACTGCCGCTGCAACACTGGTCCCGTCACGAGCATCCGGACCCGCCGTCCCAGGTTGGTCGCGTAG